From Penaeus monodon isolate SGIC_2016 chromosome 6, NSTDA_Pmon_1, whole genome shotgun sequence, the proteins below share one genomic window:
- the LOC119574704 gene encoding zinc finger protein 45-like isoform X4 — MAEAKETVSVKWWNHRSALCRGIKEIYSKEIYADVQLECDGHVHWVHKFVLTACSEYFKDILIDVPHRGSISLSSNVQHKELAALLDFMYLGEVVVNQEDLPKLVSAAEVLMVRGLAVPYEDDECESSGDGSDSKDRDSREMEVTGTSSERPHKRKQKWDADVPYEEDYQSKKSKTTHNFGLENEGEIKVKVEVEDHNVEADVQDMGYGQEEGYSPHLKSLQTLISTSGRENYGNSSQAAHSDNQNTQATSSNAEVNAMLNVMIEGNSHGAPQENGSKAGMSVGRGREEGPHLVGNENEAGHTCVQCGKVFQWKSNLTKHMRTHTGEKPYNCELCTYKTSYSEALKRHMRIHTGEKPYKCELCDYRSRDYGSLKQHLKKHSDVPK, encoded by the exons ATGGCAGAAGCAAAGGAAACAGTATCAGTGAAGTGGTGGAATCACCGCAGTGCTCTTTGTCGAGGAATTAAGGAAATTTATAGCAAG gaAATTTATGCAGATGTGCAACTGGAATGTGATGGCCATGTCCACTGGGTGCATAAGTTTGTTCTGACAGCCTGCAGCGAATACTTCAAAGACATACTGATTGACGTCCCGCACAGAGGCTCTATTTCCTTGTCATCCAATGTGCAGCATAAAGAACTGGCAGCCCTCCTAGATTTCATGTACTTAGGGGAGGTTGTGGTCAATCAGGAGGACCTTCCAAAGCTGGTGAGTGCAGCTGAAGTGCTGATGGTACGGGGCCTGGCTGTGCCCTATGAAGATGACGAGTGCGAGAGCAGTGGAGATGGGAGTGATTCAAAGGACAGGGACTCCAGAGAGATGGAGGTCACAGGGACATCCAGTGAGAGACCCCACAAGAGGAAACAAAAATGGGATGCGGATGTACCTTACGAAGAGGACTACCAGAGCAAGAAgagtaaaaccacacacaactttggcttggagaatgaaggggagataaAGGTCAAGGTTGAAGTGGAGGATCACAATGTAGAAGCTGATGTTCAAGACATGGGCTATGGCCAGGAGGAAGGTTATTCTCCCCATCTCAAGTCTCTACAGACACTCATCTCGACTTCAGGGAGAGAGAACTATGGAAATTCGAGTCAGGCAGCACACAGTGACAATCAAAACACACAAGCAACAAGTTCAAATGCTGAAGTCAATGCAATGCTGAATGTCATGATTGAAGGCAActcacat GGAGCACCACAGGAAAATGGCAGCAAAGCAGGCATGTCTGTgggtaggggaagagaagagggccCACATCTGGTTGGCAATGAAAATGAAGCCGGTCACACATGTGTTCAGTGTGGGAAGGTGTTCCAGTGGAAGAGCAACCTGACCAAGCACATGAGAACTCACACAGGTGAAAAGCCCTACAACTGTGAACTTTGTACCTATAAGACAAGCTACAGTGAAGCTCTGAAGCGGCACATGAGAATACACACAGGAGAAAAGCCATATAAGTGTGAGCTGTGTGATTATAGGAGTCGTGATTATGGCTCATTAAAACAACATTTGAAGAAACACAGTGATGTCCCTAAGTGA
- the LOC119574704 gene encoding zinc finger protein 45-like isoform X2, whose protein sequence is MTKLKEQQTSTIKDKWKMAEAKETVSVKWWNHRSALCRGIKEIYSKEIYADVQLECDGHVHWVHKFVLTACSEYFKDILIDVPHRGSISLSSNVQHKELAALLDFMYLGEVVVNQEDLPKLVSAAEVLMVRGLAVPYEDDECESSGDGSDSKDRDSREMEVTGTSSERPHKRKQKWDADVPYEEDYQSKKSKTTHNFGLENEGEIKVKVEVEDHNVEADVQDMGYGQEEGYSPHLKSLQTLISTSGRENYGNSSQAAHSDNQNTQATSSNAEVNAMLNVMIEGNSHGAPQENGSKAGMSVGRGREEGPHLVGNENEAGHTCVQCGKVFQWKSNLTKHMRTHTGEKPYNCELCTYKTSYSEALKRHMRIHTGEKPYKCELCDYRSRDYGSLKQHLKKHSDVPK, encoded by the exons atgACAAAACTGAAGGAACAACAAACAAGTACCATAAAAG ATAAGTGGAAGATGGCAGAAGCAAAGGAAACAGTATCAGTGAAGTGGTGGAATCACCGCAGTGCTCTTTGTCGAGGAATTAAGGAAATTTATAGCAAG gaAATTTATGCAGATGTGCAACTGGAATGTGATGGCCATGTCCACTGGGTGCATAAGTTTGTTCTGACAGCCTGCAGCGAATACTTCAAAGACATACTGATTGACGTCCCGCACAGAGGCTCTATTTCCTTGTCATCCAATGTGCAGCATAAAGAACTGGCAGCCCTCCTAGATTTCATGTACTTAGGGGAGGTTGTGGTCAATCAGGAGGACCTTCCAAAGCTGGTGAGTGCAGCTGAAGTGCTGATGGTACGGGGCCTGGCTGTGCCCTATGAAGATGACGAGTGCGAGAGCAGTGGAGATGGGAGTGATTCAAAGGACAGGGACTCCAGAGAGATGGAGGTCACAGGGACATCCAGTGAGAGACCCCACAAGAGGAAACAAAAATGGGATGCGGATGTACCTTACGAAGAGGACTACCAGAGCAAGAAgagtaaaaccacacacaactttggcttggagaatgaaggggagataaAGGTCAAGGTTGAAGTGGAGGATCACAATGTAGAAGCTGATGTTCAAGACATGGGCTATGGCCAGGAGGAAGGTTATTCTCCCCATCTCAAGTCTCTACAGACACTCATCTCGACTTCAGGGAGAGAGAACTATGGAAATTCGAGTCAGGCAGCACACAGTGACAATCAAAACACACAAGCAACAAGTTCAAATGCTGAAGTCAATGCAATGCTGAATGTCATGATTGAAGGCAActcacat GGAGCACCACAGGAAAATGGCAGCAAAGCAGGCATGTCTGTgggtaggggaagagaagagggccCACATCTGGTTGGCAATGAAAATGAAGCCGGTCACACATGTGTTCAGTGTGGGAAGGTGTTCCAGTGGAAGAGCAACCTGACCAAGCACATGAGAACTCACACAGGTGAAAAGCCCTACAACTGTGAACTTTGTACCTATAAGACAAGCTACAGTGAAGCTCTGAAGCGGCACATGAGAATACACACAGGAGAAAAGCCATATAAGTGTGAGCTGTGTGATTATAGGAGTCGTGATTATGGCTCATTAAAACAACATTTGAAGAAACACAGTGATGTCCCTAAGTGA
- the LOC119574704 gene encoding zinc finger protein 45-like isoform X3: MAEAKETVSVKWWNHRSALCRGIKEIYSKEIYADVQLECDGHVHWVHKFVLTACSEYFKDILIDVPHRGSISLSSNVQHKELAALLDFMYLGEVVVNQEDLPKLVSAAEVLMVRGLAVPYEDDECESSGDGSDSKDRDSREMEVTGTSSERPHKRKQKWDADVPYEEDYQSKKSKTTHNFGLENEGEIKVKVEVEDHNVEADVQDMGYGQEEGYSPHLKSLQTLISTSGRENYGNSSQAAHSDNQNTQATSSNAEVNAMLNVMIEGNSHILQGAPQENGSKAGMSVGRGREEGPHLVGNENEAGHTCVQCGKVFQWKSNLTKHMRTHTGEKPYNCELCTYKTSYSEALKRHMRIHTGEKPYKCELCDYRSRDYGSLKQHLKKHSDVPK, translated from the exons ATGGCAGAAGCAAAGGAAACAGTATCAGTGAAGTGGTGGAATCACCGCAGTGCTCTTTGTCGAGGAATTAAGGAAATTTATAGCAAG gaAATTTATGCAGATGTGCAACTGGAATGTGATGGCCATGTCCACTGGGTGCATAAGTTTGTTCTGACAGCCTGCAGCGAATACTTCAAAGACATACTGATTGACGTCCCGCACAGAGGCTCTATTTCCTTGTCATCCAATGTGCAGCATAAAGAACTGGCAGCCCTCCTAGATTTCATGTACTTAGGGGAGGTTGTGGTCAATCAGGAGGACCTTCCAAAGCTGGTGAGTGCAGCTGAAGTGCTGATGGTACGGGGCCTGGCTGTGCCCTATGAAGATGACGAGTGCGAGAGCAGTGGAGATGGGAGTGATTCAAAGGACAGGGACTCCAGAGAGATGGAGGTCACAGGGACATCCAGTGAGAGACCCCACAAGAGGAAACAAAAATGGGATGCGGATGTACCTTACGAAGAGGACTACCAGAGCAAGAAgagtaaaaccacacacaactttggcttggagaatgaaggggagataaAGGTCAAGGTTGAAGTGGAGGATCACAATGTAGAAGCTGATGTTCAAGACATGGGCTATGGCCAGGAGGAAGGTTATTCTCCCCATCTCAAGTCTCTACAGACACTCATCTCGACTTCAGGGAGAGAGAACTATGGAAATTCGAGTCAGGCAGCACACAGTGACAATCAAAACACACAAGCAACAAGTTCAAATGCTGAAGTCAATGCAATGCTGAATGTCATGATTGAAGGCAActcacat atCTTGCAGGGAGCACCACAGGAAAATGGCAGCAAAGCAGGCATGTCTGTgggtaggggaagagaagagggccCACATCTGGTTGGCAATGAAAATGAAGCCGGTCACACATGTGTTCAGTGTGGGAAGGTGTTCCAGTGGAAGAGCAACCTGACCAAGCACATGAGAACTCACACAGGTGAAAAGCCCTACAACTGTGAACTTTGTACCTATAAGACAAGCTACAGTGAAGCTCTGAAGCGGCACATGAGAATACACACAGGAGAAAAGCCATATAAGTGTGAGCTGTGTGATTATAGGAGTCGTGATTATGGCTCATTAAAACAACATTTGAAGAAACACAGTGATGTCCCTAAGTGA
- the LOC119574704 gene encoding zinc finger protein 45-like isoform X1, giving the protein MTKLKEQQTSTIKDKWKMAEAKETVSVKWWNHRSALCRGIKEIYSKEIYADVQLECDGHVHWVHKFVLTACSEYFKDILIDVPHRGSISLSSNVQHKELAALLDFMYLGEVVVNQEDLPKLVSAAEVLMVRGLAVPYEDDECESSGDGSDSKDRDSREMEVTGTSSERPHKRKQKWDADVPYEEDYQSKKSKTTHNFGLENEGEIKVKVEVEDHNVEADVQDMGYGQEEGYSPHLKSLQTLISTSGRENYGNSSQAAHSDNQNTQATSSNAEVNAMLNVMIEGNSHILQGAPQENGSKAGMSVGRGREEGPHLVGNENEAGHTCVQCGKVFQWKSNLTKHMRTHTGEKPYNCELCTYKTSYSEALKRHMRIHTGEKPYKCELCDYRSRDYGSLKQHLKKHSDVPK; this is encoded by the exons atgACAAAACTGAAGGAACAACAAACAAGTACCATAAAAG ATAAGTGGAAGATGGCAGAAGCAAAGGAAACAGTATCAGTGAAGTGGTGGAATCACCGCAGTGCTCTTTGTCGAGGAATTAAGGAAATTTATAGCAAG gaAATTTATGCAGATGTGCAACTGGAATGTGATGGCCATGTCCACTGGGTGCATAAGTTTGTTCTGACAGCCTGCAGCGAATACTTCAAAGACATACTGATTGACGTCCCGCACAGAGGCTCTATTTCCTTGTCATCCAATGTGCAGCATAAAGAACTGGCAGCCCTCCTAGATTTCATGTACTTAGGGGAGGTTGTGGTCAATCAGGAGGACCTTCCAAAGCTGGTGAGTGCAGCTGAAGTGCTGATGGTACGGGGCCTGGCTGTGCCCTATGAAGATGACGAGTGCGAGAGCAGTGGAGATGGGAGTGATTCAAAGGACAGGGACTCCAGAGAGATGGAGGTCACAGGGACATCCAGTGAGAGACCCCACAAGAGGAAACAAAAATGGGATGCGGATGTACCTTACGAAGAGGACTACCAGAGCAAGAAgagtaaaaccacacacaactttggcttggagaatgaaggggagataaAGGTCAAGGTTGAAGTGGAGGATCACAATGTAGAAGCTGATGTTCAAGACATGGGCTATGGCCAGGAGGAAGGTTATTCTCCCCATCTCAAGTCTCTACAGACACTCATCTCGACTTCAGGGAGAGAGAACTATGGAAATTCGAGTCAGGCAGCACACAGTGACAATCAAAACACACAAGCAACAAGTTCAAATGCTGAAGTCAATGCAATGCTGAATGTCATGATTGAAGGCAActcacat atCTTGCAGGGAGCACCACAGGAAAATGGCAGCAAAGCAGGCATGTCTGTgggtaggggaagagaagagggccCACATCTGGTTGGCAATGAAAATGAAGCCGGTCACACATGTGTTCAGTGTGGGAAGGTGTTCCAGTGGAAGAGCAACCTGACCAAGCACATGAGAACTCACACAGGTGAAAAGCCCTACAACTGTGAACTTTGTACCTATAAGACAAGCTACAGTGAAGCTCTGAAGCGGCACATGAGAATACACACAGGAGAAAAGCCATATAAGTGTGAGCTGTGTGATTATAGGAGTCGTGATTATGGCTCATTAAAACAACATTTGAAGAAACACAGTGATGTCCCTAAGTGA